From a region of the Catalinimonas alkaloidigena genome:
- a CDS encoding Rieske (2Fe-2S) protein, which yields MKWYRIFASHEEAETILPINTLRRLNAAGRKVCLAHTADGFYAVDDACPHQRASLSEGHLNGYNEVICPLHGYRYDLKSGQECRQKSDDAVTHRLEWRDDGLYLGLPS from the coding sequence ATGAAATGGTACCGCATCTTTGCGTCGCACGAAGAGGCGGAAACGATTCTACCCATCAACACGCTGCGTCGGCTCAACGCGGCCGGGCGGAAGGTGTGTCTGGCGCATACGGCCGACGGTTTTTATGCCGTGGATGATGCGTGCCCTCACCAACGCGCCTCGTTGAGCGAAGGGCACCTCAACGGGTACAACGAAGTGATCTGTCCATTGCACGGCTACCGTTACGATCTGAAATCCGGACAGGAATGCCGCCAGAAATCGGACGACGCGGTGACCCATCGGCTGGAATGGCGCGACGACGGGCTGTACCTCGGATTGCCTTCCTGA
- a CDS encoding PD-(D/E)XK nuclease family protein has product MRSFLQTLAHDLYRNYQEKVGELWIVFPNRRAGLFFKKHLSSLTQSPLWAPEVYSIEDLVYELADRLLPDRLTLVFELYQIYKEYSPLNESFDRFYFWGEILLEDFSELDKWGVDAAKLFMNLKDQKGVEAAFAGMDEDDAAVIRSFWSSFSADRLSVQKERFMQLWEALPDIYKAFNERLASRGQAYEGALFRLAAEKVAQPEYQPGARKVIFAGFNALNRCESRIISTLVERQQAEVFWDADAYYVDHRMHEAGYFLRQHRHHPVLQQTFPKKLLQRFADKASKVIHMVGVPLEVGQAKALGHFMAQHYADASGKPLDESETVVVVPDETLLFPVLHSLPEAVQKLNVTMGYPLRNTPLFSLVAHLIDLQETAMVQGEISLFHHQHVLHLLRHPYIFYHNPELAADNVADIEKHNRIYLSLQHLKNADPLYDALFRKMQTAEDAFVYLLEILVHVVAGLKRTGHHELEEEYFFQFVTQLKRLREVLTARSVRVHLETFWKLFKQLLEGLRMPFAGEPLEGLQVMGALETRNLDFKNVFVLSMNEGTMPPKQVTNSFIPYNLRRAFGLTTPDQRDSMYAYYFYRLLHEAENVYLFYNTETTSSLSGEMSRWLYQLKLESGFEVREYVLTSELRPLPPRPLQIRKTDAVQQMLRRFLVEDGRPEKRLTPSAINTYLECPMQFYFRFVTELRETDEVETELSAATFGSLLHSTMEHLYQSLVVEKGRTRVEVADFVWMQNRLEEKITEAFREYLHVEEGKQVQFEGRNIIAKEIIKKYAKRVLEVDEAYAPFDILGLEANVRDGFRHDLPICINGKEAKVGLKGVIDRIDRKDGQVRVLDYKTGRDDPRFATVEELFDGTYPKRNKAALQTLFYGMLYHESRERHGGDEPVAVGLYNAREMFEDQFNWTLQQKIDDRKTVPVHDIGPLLPRYREELRRTLEELFDPAQPFVQTTDLNRCQFCRFAAVCHRD; this is encoded by the coding sequence ATGCGTTCATTTCTGCAAACCCTGGCCCACGACCTCTACCGTAATTATCAAGAAAAAGTAGGGGAGTTGTGGATCGTATTCCCGAACCGGCGGGCCGGGCTGTTTTTCAAAAAACACCTTTCAAGCCTGACGCAGTCGCCGCTGTGGGCACCCGAGGTCTACAGCATCGAGGACTTGGTATACGAACTGGCAGACCGGTTGCTGCCCGACCGGCTCACACTCGTTTTCGAACTCTACCAGATCTACAAAGAGTACAGCCCCCTGAATGAATCGTTCGATCGGTTTTATTTCTGGGGCGAAATCCTGCTGGAAGATTTCAGTGAGCTGGACAAGTGGGGCGTCGATGCGGCGAAACTGTTCATGAACCTGAAGGACCAGAAGGGCGTGGAGGCGGCGTTTGCGGGGATGGACGAGGACGATGCGGCCGTGATCCGGTCGTTCTGGAGCAGCTTTTCGGCCGACCGCCTTTCGGTGCAGAAGGAGCGTTTCATGCAACTGTGGGAGGCTCTGCCCGATATCTACAAGGCGTTCAATGAGCGGCTGGCGTCGCGCGGGCAAGCCTACGAAGGTGCACTGTTTCGGCTGGCGGCCGAAAAGGTGGCGCAACCCGAGTACCAACCCGGCGCACGCAAGGTCATTTTCGCGGGCTTCAACGCCTTGAATCGCTGCGAAAGTCGCATCATCTCCACGTTGGTCGAACGACAGCAGGCCGAAGTGTTTTGGGATGCCGATGCTTATTACGTCGATCACCGGATGCACGAAGCCGGGTATTTTTTGCGGCAGCACCGCCACCACCCGGTGTTGCAACAGACCTTCCCGAAAAAGTTGCTGCAGCGGTTTGCCGATAAAGCCAGCAAGGTCATTCACATGGTAGGCGTGCCGCTGGAAGTGGGGCAGGCCAAAGCGCTGGGCCATTTTATGGCACAACACTACGCCGACGCGTCGGGCAAACCGCTGGACGAAAGCGAAACCGTGGTGGTGGTGCCCGATGAAACGTTGCTGTTTCCGGTGCTGCATTCGCTGCCCGAAGCCGTGCAGAAACTGAACGTGACGATGGGCTATCCGCTGCGCAATACGCCGCTGTTCAGCCTGGTGGCCCACCTGATCGACTTGCAGGAGACGGCGATGGTACAGGGCGAAATAAGTCTGTTCCACCACCAGCACGTGTTGCACCTGCTGCGCCATCCCTACATCTTCTACCACAATCCCGAACTGGCCGCTGACAACGTGGCCGACATCGAGAAGCACAACCGCATTTACCTGTCGCTGCAACACCTGAAAAACGCCGATCCGCTGTACGATGCGCTATTCCGCAAGATGCAAACCGCCGAAGATGCGTTCGTCTACCTGCTGGAAATCCTGGTGCACGTCGTGGCCGGGCTGAAACGGACGGGTCATCACGAGCTGGAAGAAGAATACTTTTTTCAGTTCGTCACCCAACTGAAACGCCTCCGCGAGGTGCTGACGGCGCGGTCGGTGCGGGTCCATCTGGAAACGTTCTGGAAGCTGTTTAAGCAGTTGCTGGAAGGACTTCGGATGCCGTTTGCGGGCGAGCCGCTGGAAGGATTGCAGGTGATGGGGGCGCTCGAAACCCGGAACCTGGACTTCAAAAACGTGTTTGTGCTTTCCATGAACGAAGGCACCATGCCGCCCAAGCAGGTCACCAACTCGTTCATTCCCTACAACCTGCGCCGGGCGTTCGGTCTGACGACCCCCGATCAGCGCGACAGCATGTACGCGTATTACTTCTACCGGCTGCTGCACGAGGCCGAAAACGTCTACCTGTTCTACAATACCGAAACCACCTCGTCGCTCAGTGGCGAGATGAGCCGCTGGCTGTACCAACTCAAGCTGGAGTCGGGGTTCGAGGTGCGCGAGTACGTGCTGACCAGCGAGTTACGCCCCCTGCCGCCACGCCCGTTGCAGATCCGCAAGACTGACGCCGTGCAGCAGATGCTCCGCCGGTTTCTCGTCGAAGACGGCCGCCCGGAAAAGCGACTGACACCTTCGGCCATCAACACGTACCTAGAGTGCCCCATGCAGTTTTACTTCCGGTTTGTGACCGAACTGCGCGAAACCGACGAGGTGGAAACCGAGTTGTCGGCCGCGACGTTCGGAAGTCTGCTGCACAGCACGATGGAACACCTGTACCAGAGTCTGGTGGTAGAAAAAGGGCGTACGCGGGTAGAGGTCGCCGATTTTGTGTGGATGCAGAACCGACTGGAAGAGAAAATCACCGAAGCGTTCCGCGAATACCTGCACGTGGAAGAAGGCAAGCAGGTGCAGTTCGAAGGGCGGAACATCATTGCCAAGGAGATCATCAAAAAGTACGCGAAGCGTGTGCTGGAGGTAGACGAGGCGTACGCACCCTTCGACATTCTGGGACTGGAAGCGAACGTCCGCGATGGGTTCCGGCACGACCTGCCGATTTGCATCAACGGCAAGGAAGCGAAAGTCGGACTGAAGGGGGTGATCGACCGGATTGACCGGAAAGACGGACAGGTACGTGTGCTCGACTACAAAACGGGTCGCGACGATCCGCGCTTTGCTACTGTGGAAGAGTTGTTCGACGGCACGTACCCGAAGCGCAACAAAGCCGCGCTGCAAACGCTTTTTTACGGCATGCTCTACCACGAAAGTCGCGAACGCCACGGCGGCGACGAGCCGGTGGCCGTGGGGCTGTACAACGCCCGCGAGATGTTCGAAGACCAGTTCAACTGGACCCTCCAGCAGAAAATCGATGACCGCAAAACGGTGCCGGTTCACGACATCGGGCCGCTGTTGCCGAGGTACCGCGAGGAACTGCGCCGGACGTTGGAAGAACTGTTCGATCCGGCGCAGCCGTTCGTGCAGACCACCGACCTGAACCGCTGCCAGTTTTGCCGGTTTGCGGCCGTCTGCCACCGCGACTAA
- a CDS encoding iron ABC transporter permease: MKTLPSTSRSSGPLLLALAGAVLVFFALDVAVGSVTIPMREVVTIVFGGTSTEPAWINIVQKIRLPKAMTAVLVGMALSVGGLQMQTLFRNPLAGPSVLGVTAGASLGVAAVMLASGSAATLMGIRQFGLSGSWLLVMAATLGAAAVLGLVLLISLRVRDYVVVLIVGLMVGNLTLALVSLWQYFSAPAEIQDYLLWTFGSLGGVTQAQLWTLALVVGLGLLLTLGTVKPLNALLLGEEYARTLGLTVRRIRLLIIAATSLLAGSVTAFCGPIGFIGIAVPHLARALFHTADHRVLLPATALIGAALMLLCDVIAQWPGSATALPINAITALFGSPVVIWVILRRRHLKSHFA, from the coding sequence TTGAAAACGTTACCCTCTACTTCTCGTTCGTCTGGTCCGCTGCTGCTGGCGCTGGCCGGTGCCGTGCTTGTGTTCTTTGCCCTCGATGTGGCGGTGGGGTCGGTCACCATTCCGATGCGCGAAGTGGTGACGATTGTTTTTGGCGGCACCTCGACCGAGCCGGCTTGGATCAACATTGTCCAGAAAATTCGGCTACCCAAAGCGATGACGGCCGTCCTGGTCGGCATGGCACTATCAGTCGGCGGATTGCAGATGCAGACCTTGTTTCGGAATCCGCTGGCGGGTCCTTCGGTGCTGGGCGTCACGGCGGGTGCCAGCCTGGGCGTGGCGGCGGTGATGCTGGCGTCGGGCTCGGCCGCGACGCTGATGGGCATCCGCCAGTTCGGCCTCTCGGGCAGTTGGCTGCTCGTTATGGCTGCCACGTTGGGCGCAGCCGCCGTGCTGGGCCTGGTGCTGCTGATCTCCCTACGGGTCCGTGACTACGTCGTGGTGCTGATCGTGGGCCTGATGGTCGGCAACCTGACGCTGGCGCTGGTGTCGCTCTGGCAATACTTCAGCGCACCCGCTGAAATTCAGGATTACCTGCTGTGGACGTTCGGAAGCCTGGGTGGTGTGACGCAGGCGCAGTTGTGGACGCTCGCGCTCGTCGTGGGGCTCGGTCTGCTGCTGACCCTCGGCACCGTCAAACCCCTGAACGCCCTCCTACTCGGCGAAGAATACGCCCGCACGCTGGGGCTCACCGTCCGGCGCATTCGGTTGCTGATCATCGCGGCGACGAGTCTGCTGGCCGGCAGCGTCACCGCCTTTTGTGGCCCCATTGGTTTTATCGGCATTGCAGTGCCGCACCTCGCACGGGCGCTGTTCCACACGGCCGACCACCGCGTGCTGCTGCCGGCCACGGCCCTGATCGGGGCGGCGCTGATGCTGCTCTGTGACGTGATTGCCCAATGGCCGGGAAGCGCCACGGCCCTGCCGATCAACGCCATCACCGCCTTGTTCGGCTCGCCCGTCGTGATCTGGGTCATCCTCCGGCGGCGTCACCTCAAATCCCATTTCGCGTGA
- a CDS encoding ABC transporter ATP-binding protein: protein MKPILHGQQLRIGYGSQTVAGPFDVSLQAGELVGLLGRNGSGKSTLLRTLAGLQDAVGGTIYLGDQPLDELSAQELATHLSVVLTNPPPTGPLSVRELVALGRYPYTGWLGRLSAEDHRHVQQALELTGTERWAKLPVDQLSDGERQKVMIARAVAQDTPLVLLDEPTAHLDLINRVEIMRLLRRLAHETHKAMFLSCHELDLALQTCDRLALLLPDGSLHVDAPEALILNGTFERAFVADAHHIEFDRQRGTFNVRETTGQRIRITGEATTVYWTRKALERIGFQINNEARGIPEVQCDSWLHWTLRNPDGTTEEFAELQKLLSHLQPDRHEKRNT from the coding sequence GTGAAACCCATCCTCCACGGCCAGCAACTCCGCATCGGCTACGGCTCCCAGACGGTGGCCGGACCGTTCGACGTTTCGCTGCAGGCCGGCGAACTGGTCGGGTTGCTGGGAAGGAACGGCTCCGGAAAATCGACGCTTCTGCGCACACTCGCGGGCTTGCAGGATGCAGTGGGGGGCACAATCTACCTGGGCGATCAGCCTCTGGACGAACTGTCGGCGCAGGAACTGGCGACGCACCTCAGCGTGGTGCTGACCAACCCACCGCCCACCGGACCACTCTCGGTGCGGGAGCTGGTCGCCCTGGGGCGGTATCCTTACACCGGCTGGCTGGGCCGGCTTTCGGCCGAAGACCACCGCCATGTGCAACAGGCCCTGGAACTGACGGGCACCGAGCGCTGGGCCAAACTTCCGGTCGATCAGTTGAGCGACGGCGAACGGCAGAAGGTGATGATCGCCCGCGCCGTGGCGCAGGATACGCCGCTGGTCTTGCTTGACGAACCCACCGCGCACCTCGACCTGATCAACCGGGTGGAAATCATGCGTTTGCTCCGCCGTCTGGCCCACGAGACGCATAAGGCGATGTTCCTCTCCTGCCACGAATTGGACCTCGCGCTGCAAACCTGCGACCGTCTCGCGCTTCTCCTGCCCGACGGCTCTCTTCACGTCGACGCGCCGGAGGCTCTGATTCTGAACGGCACCTTCGAGCGGGCGTTTGTGGCAGACGCGCATCACATCGAATTCGACCGCCAGCGCGGTACCTTCAACGTGCGCGAAACGACGGGCCAGCGCATCCGCATCACCGGCGAAGCCACCACCGTCTACTGGACCCGCAAAGCACTGGAACGCATCGGTTTCCAGATCAACAACGAGGCGAGGGGCATTCCGGAAGTGCAATGCGACTCCTGGCTGCACTGGACCTTGAGAAACCCGGATGGCACCACGGAAGAGTTCGCAGAACTGCAGAAGCTGCTCAGCCATCTGCAACCGGACCGGCACGAAAAAAGGAACACGTAG
- a CDS encoding homocysteine S-methyltransferase family protein: MTQIQDILKKRILVLDGAMGTMIQRYKLEEEDFRNEALKDHPHPLKGNNDLLALTRPDVLRAIHAAYFEAGADIAETNTFSGTTIAQADYGLQHIIYELNYQSARLAREVADEFTARNPDKPRFVAGSIGPTNRTASISPDVNDPGYRAVTFDELKEAYREQVNALLDGGVDLLLVETVFDTLNAKAALFAIEEEFDARGQEWPIMVSGTITDASGRTLSGQTTEAFLISMAHAPLLSIGLNCALGAKDLLPYLQVLHRKADFLVSAHPNAGLPNEFGQYDQTPDDMAGQIREFLKLGLINIIGGCCGTTPDHIRAIAEAAAEFEPRKVPSAEVAAE, encoded by the coding sequence ATGACTCAGATTCAAGACATTTTAAAAAAGCGTATCCTGGTGCTCGACGGCGCCATGGGCACGATGATTCAGCGCTACAAACTGGAAGAAGAGGACTTTCGCAACGAGGCGTTGAAAGATCATCCGCATCCGCTGAAAGGCAACAACGATTTGCTGGCCCTGACGCGCCCCGACGTGTTGCGGGCCATCCACGCGGCTTACTTCGAAGCGGGCGCCGACATTGCGGAAACCAACACGTTCAGCGGCACGACCATCGCGCAGGCCGATTACGGACTGCAGCATATTATCTATGAACTTAATTACCAGTCGGCGCGGTTAGCCCGCGAAGTGGCCGATGAGTTTACGGCCCGGAATCCGGACAAGCCCCGCTTTGTGGCCGGTTCCATCGGTCCGACTAACCGCACCGCGTCCATCTCGCCCGACGTCAACGATCCGGGGTACCGCGCCGTTACCTTTGACGAGCTGAAAGAAGCTTACCGGGAACAAGTCAACGCCTTGCTCGACGGTGGGGTCGATCTGCTGCTGGTCGAAACCGTTTTTGATACGCTCAACGCGAAAGCCGCCCTGTTTGCCATCGAAGAGGAGTTCGATGCGCGCGGGCAGGAGTGGCCGATCATGGTGTCGGGTACGATTACCGATGCCAGCGGCCGTACGCTGTCGGGTCAGACCACCGAGGCGTTTCTGATTTCGATGGCCCACGCGCCGCTGCTCTCCATCGGGCTGAACTGTGCGTTGGGGGCGAAAGACCTGCTTCCGTACCTGCAGGTGCTGCACCGCAAGGCCGATTTTCTGGTGAGCGCGCATCCCAACGCCGGCTTGCCGAACGAGTTCGGGCAATACGACCAGACGCCGGACGACATGGCCGGGCAGATCCGCGAATTCCTGAAACTGGGGCTGATTAACATCATTGGAGGGTGCTGCGGCACGACGCCCGACCACATCCGGGCCATTGCTGAAGCTGCCGCGGAATTTGAACCCCGGAAAGTGCCCTCGGCCGAAGTCGCTGCGGAGTGA
- a CDS encoding DUF5074 domain-containing protein: protein MFLQHTTLRTWMLGFTLLFGLWACDPNSSDPDPVPTLTQGVFITNEGGFMKNNASLSYYDLTTEQVSQDVYQAANGSNLGDILQSMTLFNDRAYLVVNNSGKVEVAAAESLDSLGTITGLTSPRYLAAVSDTKAYCTDLFAGWVWVLNLATLQKVDSIAAPGQSEGLIVLDDEAFVTRPGAEYVYVINTTTDAVVDSVNVGEGANSVQRDANGKLWVACGFYYDNYTKKDGRLVRFDPATRQVEQRFDVPDGYLSSLQRNGAGDTLYYMNGGDVFRTPIVATALTTEPLIAAGNRTIYGLGVDPTRGEIYVSDAADYVQRGTVYRYDAQGNQLDSFQAGIIPGSFVFRE from the coding sequence ATGTTTTTGCAACACACGACTCTCCGTACCTGGATGCTGGGTTTCACCCTTTTGTTTGGCCTGTGGGCCTGCGACCCTAATTCGTCCGACCCCGATCCGGTGCCCACCCTGACGCAAGGCGTTTTCATCACGAACGAAGGCGGTTTCATGAAAAATAACGCGTCACTCAGCTACTACGACCTGACCACCGAACAGGTCAGCCAGGATGTGTATCAGGCGGCCAACGGTAGCAACCTGGGCGACATTTTACAATCGATGACGCTTTTCAACGACCGGGCCTATCTGGTCGTCAACAACTCCGGTAAGGTGGAAGTCGCGGCGGCCGAGTCGCTGGATTCCCTCGGGACGATCACCGGCCTGACGTCGCCGCGCTACCTGGCGGCGGTGTCGGATACCAAAGCCTACTGCACCGACTTGTTCGCCGGATGGGTATGGGTGCTGAACCTGGCGACCCTGCAGAAGGTGGATTCCATTGCGGCGCCCGGCCAGAGCGAAGGGCTGATCGTACTCGACGACGAAGCGTTTGTGACGCGTCCCGGTGCCGAGTACGTCTACGTGATCAACACCACGACCGACGCGGTGGTCGATTCGGTGAACGTAGGCGAAGGCGCGAACAGTGTGCAGCGCGATGCGAACGGAAAACTTTGGGTGGCGTGTGGGTTCTATTACGACAACTATACGAAAAAAGACGGCCGGTTGGTCCGCTTCGATCCCGCCACGCGACAGGTCGAGCAACGGTTCGACGTTCCCGACGGCTATCTGAGTAGTTTGCAACGCAACGGCGCAGGCGATACACTCTACTACATGAACGGCGGCGACGTCTTTCGGACGCCGATAGTAGCGACGGCATTGACTACCGAGCCCCTCATCGCGGCGGGGAATCGTACGATTTACGGCCTCGGGGTGGACCCGACGCGCGGCGAAATCTACGTTTCCGACGCTGCCGACTACGTTCAGCGCGGCACCGTCTACCGCTACGATGCCCAGGGCAATCAATTAGACTCGTTCCAGGCGGGCATTATTCCCGGCAGCTTTGTGTTTCGGGAGTAG
- a CDS encoding TonB-dependent receptor: MRHLLYAFLGITTVCYAAWGQDVSEGADTAANGRVLPEVTVEAPRLEAFSAGHKVVALTEGVREATAAQSMADLLAQQSSVFVKNYGPGQLASLSVRGTGASHTAVLWNGFPLNSPMLGQLDLSLVPVALTDEVDLQYGGGGALFGSGALGGSLHLRNQPHFGRGVSVGTRTTLGSFGYQHHTAEATVSHQRWSTSLKLLHQRAENNFPIPGTERRQPHARLRQTHLLLDNYLRIQTNQLLSLRLWSGQSDRDLPPVRGQERSVAEQDDGFLRLSAEWQQQGERMQWQVRSAWFHERLDYQDSVAGTDSRSRSQSATTEAEGTMRIGERGEWNLGVNHNYTRATTASYGPEAPQRHRTAGFTSFRYKTDPWDVVASLREERYGAGQWTPLVPSLGATWHHFESWMLRGNVTRVYRIPTFNDLFWQPGGNPDLRPENGWSGELGTHLTKAWLGWQGELDLTGFSHHIEDWILWLPQRGGYWTPVNVRRVWSRGLEAEGALQRAWGDWQAKLSGSYHYTRSTNRNATSESDYSQGKQLIYVPLHQASGQFRVDYRAWKLGGLYQFTGYRYITSDNSAFLPGYGTSHVWASWAWRYHSLRGHVSGRIDNLWNQAYEVVEARPMPGRSAQLGLTIYFTH, encoded by the coding sequence ATGAGACACCTTTTGTATGCCTTCTTGGGAATAACGACCGTGTGCTACGCGGCGTGGGGACAGGACGTGTCCGAAGGCGCGGACACCGCCGCGAACGGGCGCGTCCTGCCGGAGGTGACGGTAGAAGCCCCGCGCCTGGAAGCGTTCTCGGCGGGGCATAAAGTGGTCGCACTGACGGAAGGCGTACGCGAAGCAACGGCCGCGCAATCGATGGCCGATCTGCTGGCACAGCAATCGTCGGTGTTTGTGAAGAACTACGGCCCTGGCCAACTCGCCTCCCTGTCGGTGCGGGGCACGGGCGCAAGCCATACGGCGGTGCTGTGGAACGGCTTTCCGCTCAACAGTCCGATGCTCGGTCAACTCGATCTGTCGCTGGTACCGGTGGCTTTGACCGACGAAGTCGATTTGCAGTACGGTGGGGGCGGGGCCTTGTTTGGGAGTGGTGCGTTGGGCGGGTCCCTGCATTTGCGGAACCAACCGCATTTTGGGCGGGGCGTTTCGGTGGGTACGCGCACTACGCTGGGAAGCTTTGGGTACCAACACCATACGGCCGAGGCGACGGTGAGTCACCAACGGTGGAGCACTTCCCTGAAACTGCTGCACCAACGCGCCGAGAACAACTTCCCGATTCCGGGTACGGAACGCCGGCAGCCACACGCGCGCCTGCGCCAAACCCACCTATTGCTGGACAATTACCTGCGTATCCAAACGAATCAACTCCTCAGTCTGCGCCTTTGGAGTGGCCAGAGCGACCGGGATCTTCCGCCGGTGCGGGGGCAGGAGCGGAGCGTGGCCGAACAGGACGACGGGTTTCTGCGCCTTAGTGCCGAGTGGCAGCAGCAAGGTGAGCGGATGCAGTGGCAGGTCCGCAGCGCGTGGTTCCACGAACGACTCGATTACCAGGATTCGGTGGCCGGAACCGACAGCCGGAGCCGGAGCCAGTCCGCCACGACCGAAGCCGAAGGGACGATGCGCATCGGCGAGCGGGGCGAGTGGAACCTCGGTGTGAATCACAACTATACCCGCGCCACGACAGCCAGCTACGGTCCTGAAGCACCTCAGCGTCACCGCACGGCGGGGTTTACCTCCTTCCGCTACAAAACCGACCCATGGGATGTAGTGGCCTCGCTGCGCGAAGAACGTTACGGCGCCGGACAATGGACGCCGCTGGTTCCCTCGCTCGGGGCCACATGGCATCACTTCGAGTCCTGGATGCTGCGCGGCAACGTCACGCGTGTCTACCGCATTCCGACCTTTAACGATCTGTTCTGGCAACCCGGCGGCAACCCGGACCTGCGTCCGGAAAACGGCTGGAGTGGCGAGTTGGGAACCCACCTGACGAAAGCATGGCTCGGGTGGCAAGGGGAACTGGACCTGACCGGTTTTTCGCACCACATCGAAGACTGGATTTTATGGCTGCCGCAGCGGGGCGGGTACTGGACGCCAGTCAACGTGCGACGGGTCTGGAGCCGCGGGCTGGAGGCAGAAGGTGCTCTGCAACGCGCGTGGGGCGACTGGCAGGCAAAACTGTCGGGCAGTTACCATTACACCCGCTCCACCAACCGGAACGCTACGTCCGAGAGCGACTATTCACAAGGCAAACAACTCATCTACGTGCCGCTGCATCAGGCATCGGGCCAGTTTCGGGTGGACTACCGCGCCTGGAAGCTGGGTGGGCTGTACCAGTTCACCGGCTACCGCTACATCACCTCTGACAACAGCGCCTTTCTGCCTGGTTACGGCACCAGCCACGTATGGGCGAGCTGGGCATGGCGCTACCATTCCCTGCGGGGGCACGTGTCGGGCCGGATCGACAACCTCTGGAACCAGGCCTACGAAGTGGTCGAGGCGCGTCCGATGCCGGGCCGCAGCGCACAACTGGGCCTGACTATTTATTTCACGCACTAA
- the metF gene encoding methylenetetrahydrofolate reductase [NAD(P)H] produces MTKVTEHIAHANGKPLFSFEILPPLKGQSIQNLFSDIEPLMEFKPKFIDVTYHREEYVYKKRENGLLEKSVTRKRPGTVGICAALQHRFGVDAVPHLICGGFTKEETENALIDLHFLGIDNVLVLRGDPIKTEGSFCPEPGGHAYATDLLQHVANMNKGIYLDEDLEHPAPTNFCIGVAGYPEKHFEAPSLKADFKYLKMKADLGAEYIVTQMFFDNQKYFEFVKKCREVGITIPIIPGLKPITTMRQLTVLPSIFHIDLPDDLVEEVEKCKDNKAVKQVGIEWGIQQSKELIEFGVPCLHYYSMSKSDAVRQIAAEVF; encoded by the coding sequence GTGACCAAAGTAACTGAACATATTGCGCACGCCAACGGCAAGCCGCTGTTCTCTTTCGAAATTCTGCCGCCCCTGAAAGGGCAAAGCATTCAGAACCTGTTTTCCGACATCGAGCCCTTGATGGAGTTCAAGCCGAAGTTCATCGACGTGACCTATCACCGGGAGGAATATGTTTACAAGAAGCGGGAAAACGGGTTGCTGGAAAAGAGCGTGACGCGCAAACGCCCCGGCACGGTCGGCATTTGTGCGGCCCTGCAACATCGCTTTGGTGTGGATGCCGTGCCGCACCTGATCTGCGGAGGCTTTACGAAAGAAGAAACTGAAAACGCCCTGATCGATCTCCATTTCCTGGGCATCGACAACGTGCTGGTGTTGCGGGGCGACCCCATCAAGACCGAAGGCAGTTTCTGTCCGGAGCCGGGAGGGCACGCGTACGCGACCGACCTGTTGCAGCACGTGGCCAACATGAACAAGGGCATCTACCTCGACGAAGACCTGGAACATCCGGCCCCGACCAATTTCTGCATCGGCGTGGCGGGTTATCCGGAGAAACACTTCGAAGCACCGAGCCTGAAAGCCGATTTTAAGTACCTGAAAATGAAGGCCGATCTGGGCGCGGAATACATCGTGACGCAGATGTTCTTCGATAACCAGAAGTACTTTGAGTTCGTGAAGAAATGCCGCGAAGTGGGCATCACCATTCCGATCATCCCGGGCCTGAAACCCATCACGACGATGCGTCAACTGACAGTGCTGCCCAGCATTTTCCACATCGACCTGCCCGACGACCTAGTGGAGGAAGTGGAGAAGTGCAAAGACAACAAAGCGGTGAAGCAAGTCGGCATTGAGTGGGGCATTCAGCAATCGAAAGAACTGATCGAATTCGGTGTGCCGTGCCTGCACTATTACTCGATGAGTAAATCCGACGCCGTCCGGCAAATTGCCGCCGAGGTATTCTGA
- a CDS encoding DUF4190 domain-containing protein: MAGLFVPLTWALLSVVPFIGLLSLGSVVMAIVFGIIGMRRTRREGRRGYGLALAGLIMGLVWTLVGILGIVLIILLILAWQG, encoded by the coding sequence TTGGCCGGCCTTTTCGTGCCGCTGACGTGGGCGTTGTTGTCCGTCGTTCCTTTTATCGGGCTGTTGTCGCTGGGATCGGTTGTGATGGCGATTGTCTTCGGCATCATCGGCATGCGGCGTACGCGCCGGGAAGGCCGTCGTGGCTATGGGCTGGCGCTGGCCGGACTGATCATGGGCCTGGTGTGGACCCTTGTCGGCATTCTCGGCATCGTGCTGATCATTCTGCTGATTCTGGCCTGGCAAGGGTAA